Genomic segment of Arthrobacter antioxidans:
GGAACAGTCCGAGGGCGAACCCGACGAACAGGCCGACGACGGGGATGACGAACATGCCGGCGATCCCCGTGAGCACGCCGATGGTGACGGACCGGCCCGGGATCCGGCGCTGCCGGAGCGTCCTGCCGGTGAGGACGAGTCCGGCGGCGAGGCCGGCACCCGCGAGGACGGTCCCGATCGTGAAGACCGTCCAGCCCGTGGCGCTCCCCACCGTGAGCGCCCAGACGAGCATCGACACGATGATCAGGATGCTGCCCGGCAGCACCGGCACCACGACACCCGCGATACCGACGGCGATCAGGGCCCCGCACACCACGGTCATGAGCAGCTGAAGATCCATGGACCCAGTCTTGCATCCCGCCGTGCGGCGCGGCGTCCGCGGTCTTTCCACCCGCCGTCATGGGATACTTCTAGGGAATACTAAGCCACCTTAGCGAGCCTGCGGGCCCTGAGATCAGGAGGACCGATGAGCACACCGGCAACAGGGAACACGGACGGCGAGCGGCGCGGCGCCGACGCGCCCGAGCACGCCCAGGCCCAGGCCCAGGACAACCCCACCGAGCTGATGGACACCCACCGCACGGGAGCCGGGGAGAACGCCTCCGGCGCGTCGGCCGTGGGGCCGTCGGCCACACGGAGCGGGGGCAACGACGCCGGGAGCGGTTACGACTCCGACGACGAGGACTCGGGCGGCGACTACGTCCCGGGCATGTATTCCGGCAGCTCGGCCGACACCGAGGACAGCACGCCCACCCGCCGGCAGGCCGCGCCGATCTCCGCCTCGCGGGACGAGCCGCGGCCCGCGGAGCACACGAGGACGCAGCCCCACACGCAGGTGGTCCCCGTGACGTCCACCGGCAAGCGCGACGAGCGCGGCACCACCGATTCCGGCAGCGACCGTCCGCTCCCGCGCGGCGCCGTGGTCGCATCGGGGGTCCCCAGCCCGTCCGACCGCAAGCTGCTGCACCAGCGCGAGAAGGAACACTTCGGGGGCATGAAATTCGGCTCCGCGTTCTTCGGCTGGCTCACCGCCACGGGCATGTTCGTGCTGCTCTCCGCCCTCGTGGCCGGTCTGGCCGCGCTGTTCGGCGTCGGCGGCAACCTCTCCACGGAGGACCTCACGGGCGGCCCGGGCGAGGCTCAGACCGCGGCCATCACGACCGCCGTCGTCCTCGGCATCATGCTGCTCATCGCCTACTACACCGGCGGCTACGTCGCGGGACGCATGGCACGCTTCAGCGGCGCCAAGCAGGGTGTCGCCGTCTGGCTCTGGGCGGTGGTCGTCACCCTCGTACTGGCCATCATCGGGCTCATCGTCGGCAACCAGCCGAGCGTCACCGAGCGGATCCAGAGCCTCGGACTCCCCGCCCTGCAGGACTTCTCCGGGCCCGAGCTCCTCGCCCTGCTCGTGGTGGCCGCCATCGCACTCGCCGGAGCCATCCTCGGCGGGCTCGCCGGCATGCGGTACCACCGCCGGATCGACCGCGCGGACTTCGACGCCCTGGACGAGGCCCACTAGCCGCCTGGCACGACGCACCACATGGCAGATGACAGCAGCCCCGGACTCGCAGGAGTCCGGGGCTGCTGTCATCTGCCGTCAGGGGCTACGGCGAAGGCATGCCGCCGTTCACGTTCAAGGTCTCGCCGAGCACGTAGCTCGACTCGGAGGACGCCAGGAAGACGTAGGCCGGCGCGAGTTCGACCGGCTGTCCCGCGCGGCCCAGCGGGGTGTCCTTGCCGAACTCGGGCAGCGCCTCCTTCGGCTGTCCGCCCGAGGGCTGCAGCGGCGTCCAGATGGGTCCGGGAGCCACGGCGTTGACCCGGATGCCCTTGGGCGCGAGCTGCTGCGCGAGCCCCTTGGTGAAGTTGTTGATCGCGGCCTTGGTGCTCGCGTAGTCCACGAGGGTGGGCGAGGGCTCGTAGGCCTGGATCGAGGTGGAGTTGATGATCGCCGAGCCGGGCTTGAGGTGCTTGAGCGCCTCCTTGGTCACGCGGAAGAACGAGTAGATGTTCGTCTTGTACGTGTGGTCCAGCTGCTCGTCGCTCAGGTCCTCGAGCGACTCGACGGCCACCTGCTTGCCGGCGTTGTTGACGAGCGTGTCCAGGCCGCCGAGGCCGTCCGCGGCCTGCTGCACGAGGGAGATGCAGTACGCGGGGTCCTTCAGGTCACCGGGGATACAGACGGCCGTACGGCCCTCCGCCTCGATGAGGGCCTTGACGACCTGCGCGTCGCCCTCCTCCTCGGGAAGGTAGGACAGGGCGACGTCGGCTCCTTCGCGGGCGAACGCGATGGCCACGGCGGCGCCGATCCCGGAGTCCGCCCCGGTGATGAGGGCCTTGCGGCCCGCGAGGCGGCCCGTCCCGCGGTAGGAGGTCTCACCGCGGTCGGCCTTGATGTCCATGCTGGACTCGAGCCCCGGCTCCGCCGTGTGCTCGGCGGGAGGGGTGATGCTCTCGAACCGCGTGACGGGGTTCTGGAAGGTGTACTGGTCGGTCGATCCTGCGGTGTTCTCGGAGGTCATGTGTTCTCCCTGGGTTGGTGCGTGTCCTGCGCCGCGACGGACACAGGAACGAAGGTCGGCCAGCCGGTGAAGCTAAGCCTGCTTACGACCCTAGGGGCGCGGGGACGCCTCCGACAAGTCGGGCACCAGGGCCGGTCCGCGCTGGCGGAAAGCGGCTTCGAGGGCTACAGGGGATGACGGCCGGGAACAGCTCCCGGCCGAGGATCGATTGCTAGAAGATGACGGAGAAGAAACCCGCACCGATGCTGAGGACCAGGGCGGCGACGAGCAGCCAGACGATCGGGGTGCGGAGCCTGCGCATGTGATCCATAGGCGCCGAGTCTAGTCGCCATCGGTCGGCCACCCTGCATCGCCCCGGGACGGCGGGCACCCTCCCTAGCCCACGGCCGTCCGCCGGGCGCGCGCCAGGCGCTTCAGGCCCTCGGCCGGGCGGACGGGCTCCGGCCACCGCGGCTGCAGGTCGTCGCCGAGCGTGACCTTCCGCAGGCGCCGGCCGAACATGGGCACCACCCACTCCCCGAGCCAGGCCGACTCGCGGCGCAGTCCCGCCACCAGCCCTGCATACCCCTCCCGCTCGGGCAGGCGCGGCGTAAGGGAGTGGTCCACGCCGAGGACCCGCAGCACGTGCGCCGCCAGGTTCCGGTGCCCGGCGGGCGACATGTGCAGGCGGTCGGCGTCCCACAGTCCCGGATCCGAGTACTCGTCGAAGCACCAGTAGTCCACCAGGACGGCGTCGTACGTGCGCGCGATCCGCCGCACGTGCTCGTTGTAGAGCCAGTTGCGGCGCTTCATCGGCTCGAAGACGGGGCTCAGGGGGATGTCGAACCCGGTGAACAGGAGCGGGCGGGCGCCCGACGCGGCGATGCGCGCCACCACGGACTCGTACTCCCGCATGAGGGCCGGCATGTCGGTGCGCACTTCGAGGATGTCGTTGCCGCCGGCGTAGAGGCTCACGAGGGTCGGCTGGAGTGCCAGCGCACGATCCACCTGTTCGTCCCGCACGTGATGCAGCCGCTTGCTGCGGATCGCCAGGTTCGCGTACTCCCAGGCGGGATCCTGGCGCCCCAGCTGCTTGGCCACGCGGTCCGCCCAGCCCCGCACCCCGTTGGGGAAGGAGGTGTTCCAGTCACCGACCCCCTCGGTGAAGGAATCGCCGATCGCCACGAACCGTCCAGCCATTCGAAGGAGCCTAGCCACGCCCGGCGACCGGCGGACCATCGGGCGGCGAACGGACGGTGAAGCGGGGAGGAAATATTTCCGGCCCCGCGGCGGCTGTTCCGGGCATGGACCAGCGCATCGCAGTCACAGGCTCGACCGGCACCGTGGGCGGACGTGTCGCCCGGGACCTCGCCGCCGAGGGGGTGCCGCTCATCCTCCCGGTCAGATCACCGGACCGGGCGGACCGTCTCCCCGACGCCGTCATCCGGCAGTGCACCTACGACGACGCCGACGCGTCCGTCGCGGCGCTCGCCGGCGCCGAGGTCCTGTTCATGGTCTCCGCCGCGGAGGAGGCCGACCGCGTGGCGACCCACCGCACCTTCATCGACGCGGCGAAGGCGGCAGGCGTGCGGCACGTCGTCTACACCTCGTTCCTCGGCGCCGCCCCCGATGCCACATTCCTGCTCGGCCGCGACCACTGGGCCACGGAGGAGTACCTGCGACGCTCGGGCATGGCCTGGACGTTCCTGCGCGACAACCTCTACCTCGACGTCGTGCCCGCCCTCGCGGAGGACGGCGTCATCCGCGGTCCGGCCGGGGACGGCCGGCTCTCCGCCGTCGCGCAGTCCGACGTCGCACGGTCCGCCGCCGCAGTGCTGCGGGCGCCCGCGGACCATGAGGGGAAGGCGTACCGGCTGACCGGCCCGGAGGCCTTCACCCTGGCCGGCGCCGCCGCCCTCCTGACGGAGCTCACCCCCGCGACCGTGCGGTTCGAGGACCAGACGTACGACGACGCGATGGCCTCCCGCGCCCACCACGGTGCCCCCCGCTGGCAGGTCGAGGCCTGGGTGAGCACGTACACGGCCATCGCCCGCGGCGAGATGGCCGAGGTGTCCCCCGACGTCGAACACCTCACCGGACAGAGACCGCTCGGCCTCCGCGACCTCCTCTCGGCGCAGGGCTAGGCCCGGATGCGCAAGGACGTCGTCCCGGACCCCGCGAACAGCCGCGCGTTCTACAAGTTCCTGACCTCCGTCGTCGTGCCGCGCCCCATCGCCTGGGTCTCGTCCACGTCGGTGGACGGGGTGGACAACCTCGCGCCGCACTCCTTCTTCACGATCGCCTCGGTCAACCCGCCGATCGTCCAGTTCACGTCCGTGGGACGCAAGGACTCCGTGCGCAACATCGAGGCCACGGGCGAATTCGTGGTGAGCTTCACCCCGGAGGACCTCTTCGAGGCCGTCAACGCCACCGGCACTGCCTTCCCGCCGGAGGTCAGCGAGTTCGACGCCGCCGGCCTCACCCGGGAGCCGAGCACCACGGTGCGGCCACCGCGCGTCCTGGAGTCACCCGTGGCCCTCGAGTGCCGGCTCCACCTGATCCAGGACATGGGCGACTGCACCCTCGTCTTCGGCGAGGTGCTGCACGCGGTGGTCTCCGAGGACGTGCTCGACGGCGAGCTCCCGTCCATCGCCGCGCTCAGGCCGCTCTCGAGGCTGGGGAGGAACGAGTGGGGGACGGCGGGGACCATCCGGACGATCCCGCGCATTCCCGTCGGGGACTGGCCCGGGCACTACCGTGGGGCGCACACCGCCCCCTGATACGGGCATCTCCGTCACCGGCCGCCGCCCCTGAGTACCACGCGGGGCACCGGACGAGGGGATACTAAGGGGGCTTTCTTCTTTCTCCGCACGCCCTTACCGTGAAGGGATGTTCTTCCTCTTCGGCCTCACCACACGTGAGCACCTCCAGTCCACCCATTCCGCTTCCTGCCGCTACTGCGGGAGGTTCGCACCGCAGCAGGTGATCCAGCGCAGGACGAAGATCTCCGTGTTCTTCATCCCGCTCCTCACCGTGAAGAAGACGCGCCTGCAGGCCTGCACGAACTGCGGCGGCACCTCGCGCATCGACGGTGCCGGCCAGCGCACCATGGCGCACTGACCGGGGCGCACTGACCGAGGCGCACTGACCGAGGCGCACTGACCTCAGCCGCCGACGGCCCCGATGGTGCCCCGGACCATGCTGACGCTGGAATGGGTGGGATCCCCGTCGAAGGGCTCGTCGGAGACGTCCACGATGGGGTACCGCGCCAGATCGATATCGGCCGGGACAGCGAAACTGCCGTGGTCCGCCTCCATCAGGCCGACGCTGTACATCTCCTGCAGGTCGGGGGCGATCAGCCACACCTGCCGGAACCCCTCCGGCGTCGCCCCCGTGAGGTCGACCTCGAGGCTCCGGGTTCCGTTGTCGGCGCGTGAGATCGTGGCCTCTCCCGAGCCCGAGAAGCCGGGCAGGGGGTCCAACTCGGCCTGGGCCAGCACCACACTGCTGCCACCCGAGCGCAGGGTCTCCCACCCCCAGAGCGCTCCTCCACCCACGAGGATGCCGACGCCGGCGGCGACCGCCAGCCATCGGGTGGAGACCTGGCGCCGCCTGCGTGCCGGCCGGTCCCTGACCGCGGACAGGCCCCGCACGGTCGCCGACGGCTCGGCGCCCGCTTCCGCGCCGTCCGCCTGCAGGTCCGCGGGCAGGCCGAGCTCGGCCTTGATCGCATCCCAGACCGCCGGGTCCGGCCGCTCCAGGACCACTACCGACCCGTCGGCCTTCGCGGTGGCGACGACGCTCCGCAGCCCGTCCACCTCCGCGGAACAGGTACCGCACTGTCCCAGGTGCTCCTGCGACCAGGAGTCGAGTGGTTCACCCAGCGCGGCGAGACCGGCCGCGTCGGGGTCAAGATGCTGCATTCCACTCCCCCAATCGATTGCGTAGGTGCACGAGACTCCTTCGGATATGGCTCTTGACGGTTCCCAGGGGAAGATTCATCCGCGCCGAGATCTGTTGATGTGTGAGGTCTTCGTAGAAGGCCAGCCTGAGGATGGAACCCTGGGGCTCCCCGAGCCGTGCGAGCTCCGATCCCAGGACCACGCGATCGGTGATGGTGTCCACACCGTGATCGAGGGTGGCACCGTATTCCGGGGCGACGCCGGCCCGGGCCACCAGGTGTTCCTGCCTGCTCCTGGCCGACAGCGAGTCGAGGATGACGTTCCGGCAGATTCCCATGATCCAGGCCGGCACCACACCCGACTCGGGGTCGAAGCGGTCCCGGGAACGCCACGCCCTGACGAAGACGTCCTGGGTGATGTCGGCGGCGGCCGCGCGGTCCCTCATCGACCGCAGGGCGATCGTGTAGACCAGGGGTGAGAACGTCTCGTACGCAGCAGTCATCGCGCGCTCGTCCCCTGCAGAGAAATCCAGGTCGAGCTGCTTCGTCCAGTCAGGGCCCGGAGATGCCACGTGTCACTCCTCAAGCCGGGGCCGTTGCCGCACCGGTGCGGCGTCCTGCGATCCTTGGCTCTTACCCGTCGGACTCAGAGCGGTAAGGCTGTGAGCACTACATTATCCTCATAGTCTCCTTCCTCGGCCAGCCATTCACCCCCGCAGGTGATGATCTTGAGCTCGTGGTCGCCGTCGCGCTTGAAGATCTCCGACCCGTTCAGCGTGGCCTTCGGGACATTCCGCACGTCCGAGACCGCGTAGGTCAGGGACCGGCCGTCCTCCAGACCCACCGTGACGGTGGTCCCGATCGCCACGTCCTTCAGCTGGGCGAAGGGCATCACCTCCGTGAGGCTGTCCACGTGGGCGGCAATCACCGCATTGCCCGCTTCCGCGCCGGGCGCGGGGCCGTACCGGTACCACCCCGCTTCGTAGAAGCTGTCGGGGATCTCCATGGCGTCGTTCTCCTCGATACCGACGTCCACGACCTCCACGGAGATGTCGGTACCGGCGACGACGAGCGAGACCGGGGCCGGGTCTCCTGGCTGGAGAGCCCCGTCCGCCTTCTGGAGGGGCACCTCTGCCATCACCGACGGGGGTGCGGCGGCGTCCGTCGCCGGCGCGGCATCGGCCGCGTCCCCGCCGTCCGTCGGTGCCGGCAGGGTGGGGACGGGCGCCGTGATGGCCGGCGCCGGGTCCGCCGTCGGCGGATCGTCGGCCTGCGCACATCCCACGAGGAGGATGGAGGCGAAGGCCGCCGCGGCCAGGGCAGTTCGTCTGGAATGCACTGTCTGGGACTCTCCTGCGAAGGGTGACGTGCCGGGCGGGGAGGGGTGGAGCACCTCCCCGCCCGGCACTGCTGGCATCAGACCCGCGCGGTCCGACGGCGGGCGACGGCTGCCGCTCCGCCCAACAGGACCAGGAGGAACGCGCCGATCCCGACGGCCGCTCCGTTGTCGTCCTGCGCGGCGAGGCCGGACTGGCCTCCGGGGACGGCGCCGGGCGAGGAGTGGAGCCCCTCGATCGACTGCGTGGCGAGTGCGAGGTTCCCGGCCTCGAGGCTGCCCCAGGCGTAGACGATCGTCGAGGTGCCCTCGGGGAGGTTCAGGTCGGCGGGGCCGATCACCGGGTCGGTGGTACCCGTGGCCGCGACGGTCGCCGACACCGTGCCGGGATCCGTGGTCAGCGAGGCCTCGGCCGGATTGCTCAGGTTCTGGACGATCGGCGCACCTCCGGCCAGGACGTCGACGGCAGGTGCGGCCGCGACGTGGCGGACCGTCAGCCGTGTCTTGCCGGCCTCGATGGTCGAGACGTCATTGGTGTAGAAGTTCGCCGTCGGCTGCCCCGCGGCGTCGAGATTCGCCGTCGCGGTGTAGTTCCCGCCGGCCTCGAGCGTCACGTCGACGGGGCCGATCACCGGCGCGCTGGCGTCGGCGGCGTCGGACGCCGTGATCGCCAGCTGGTAGTTCCCCGCCGGCAGGGCGAGCGGACCGGCCAGCGTGCCCGGCGTGAAGTCGTCCAGCGTGAGGGCGCCGTTGACATAGACGTCCACGGTGAGGTCCGGGACGCCGTGGAGGACGGACAGGGACGCATCGGCCGGAGCCTCGGCGGCGGTTGCCGGGGCGGCGATGGACGCCGCTCCCAGGGCTGCTACGGCTCCAATGGCGTACAGGCTTCGTTGCATGGCTACTCCTTGGTGTGGCCCCGATGACGGGGGCTTTTTCGCTGACATCCGGTACTACCCGCGTGCGGGGCGATTCGGATGCACGGAGCACGAAAAACTTTTCCCGGACGTCGTCTGCCGCCGATCGGGAGCGCCCCCGACGTCGGGGAGGCGTCACACCAGCGGCACCTGCACTGCGACGATCCGCCCGTCGCCGTGATTGACCAGGGCACGGCCCACCGGCCGGGGCTGGGCGAGGATCTGCTGCGTCAGGGGGAGCCCGATGCAGCGACCGTCGTAGATGCCGGCAGGTTGGAGGACCGCCCCGTGACGCCGCTTGACCAGTTCGTGCATCCAGCTGAGGGCACCTACGCGGTCCAGCTCGTCGGTGCCGTCCGCCGCGATGATGCGGAGCCTGCCCGTGTTCAGCGCGGCACCCGCGCCCTTGAGCGCGTCCGTGACCTTGAAATCCACGATGGCGGAGGCGTCGTCGACGATCAGCACCAGGTCCTCGTGCCGCAGCAGCGCCGTCACGGCATCCGCGGTGATCTCTTCCGCGGCCAGCGACTGCACCAGATGGGGGTGACCCGCCAGCGCACGGAGCGGTGACCGCAGCGGCGTCATCACCGCCACGGCGGCCCCCGCCTCGAGGAGCCCTGCCGCGAGGGCCGCGAGCGCCGTCGACTTCCCCGAGCGCGGAGGGCCGCCGACGACGAACGTGGGGATGGCCTCGAGGTCCAGCTGGACGGGGCGCACGTCCTCGCCTCCGATGCCGAGGATCGGCGTGCGGGGGCCCGAGCTCACGCCGTACTGCACCAGTTCGGGGAGGGTGAGCCGTCCGGGTAGGTCCTGGAACCGGATCGGCGCATGCCACTGCGGTTCGGCGTCGTGGCGTTGCCGTGCACGTCCGGCGATGCCTGCGAGGGCTGTCGCCTGAGCCTGGCTCCCGGGATCCGGGGCCAGGAGCGCTACCTGCACCTCCCTGCCGCTCCCGGTGGCGAAGGCCCGGCCGTCCGGGATGCGCTCGGGCATCTCGCGCGGGTTCAGCCCGGCGATCGCGTAGTCGGAGCGGTCGGCGAGGCGGAGCATGAGCTTGTTGTCCACCAGCGAACCGGTCCGCGGGGACAGGAGCGTGCGGTCGCCCGTGATGACGAGGTGGACGCCGGCCGAGGCGCCCTCACGGAGGAGCTCGAGCACGGCCTGCCCCGCCGTGCTCTGGCCCGCGTCCCCGATGCCGTGCGCGAAACCTTCCCACTGGTCGAAGAGGATCACGATGTGGGGGATGCGCTCGGCCGCCGGTGCATGCTTGCGCTGCTCGGCGACGGAGGCGAAGCCCGACGCCGCCAGGGCCGACCGCCGCTCGGTGACCTCCCGCCCCATCCTGCTGATGAAGCGCTCGAGCAGGCCGGTCTGCGTCCGCGTGACCACGGCGCCGGTGTGCGGCAGCTCGGTGAGCACGCCGAGGCCACCGTTGCCGAAATCCACCCCGTAGAGATGGACGTCATTGGGTGAGGTCCGCTGGGCGATCGACCCGGCGAGTGTCCGCAGGGTCTGGGTGCGGCCGCTGCGGGGTGAGCCCACGATGAACAGGTGCGAGAAGTCCTCGAAGTCGATGGTGAAGGCCTGCTGGTCCTGGAGGGACGGGAGGTCCTGCAGTCCGAAGGGCACCTCGGACGGGTGCCCGCTGGGGTCGGGGAGGTCCGGCAGGACGACGGTACCGGGCAGCGCCGGCAGCCAGGGGCTGGGCTGCCGCTCGATCCGGCCGAGCCCGGTCGCCTCCCGCATCGCCGCGACCAGGACGCGCAGGTCGGTGACCGGCGAGCCGGCGTCGTCGCCCGCCTTCTTCCGGACGCTCACCGGGCGGCCGATTCCCTCCCATTGCACCGTCGTCACCAGGGGCGGCTCGAGGTGGCTGGCGGCGGCGGACGGCCGGGGTCCGCCGATCCTCGCGGACTGGAAGGGCAGCAGCGGGCTCGCACCGGACCGGACGAAGGCGCGTCCCGGCGTGGAGGTGGCGATGTCCGCCGCATCGGAGGTGCCGATGACGTCGCGGCTCTCCGTGTCATCCGCCATGCGCAGGGCGATGCGCAGGTTGGTGTTGGCCAGGATGTCGGCGGTGATGGCGCCGGCCGGGCGCTGCGTGGCCATGACGAGGTGGATGCCGAGGGAGCGTCCCCGCTGGGCGATGCCGACGATCCCGGAGACGAAGTCCGGCAGTTCGGCCTTCAACGCGGCGAATTCGTCGATCACGAGGACCAGGCGCGGCATCAGGGCGTCCGTCTCACCGCGCTCGCGTGCGGCGGTGAAGTCCTCGATGTCCTTCGCGCCGACCGTGCCGAGCAACCGTTCACGGCGACGCAGCTCGGCCGCCAGCGATTCCATGGCCCGCTCCACCAGGTGCCCGTCGAGATCGGTCACGATCCCGGCCGTGTGCGGCAGGTCGGCGAAATCCCTGAACGCCGCGTTGCCCTTGTAGTCGATCAGGACGAAGGACATCTCGTCCGGGCGGTTCACCAGCGCGAGGGAGGCGATGAAGGTCTGGAGCAGTTCCGACTTGCCCGCGCCGGTGGTGCCGGCGATGAGCGCGTGCGGTCCGTCCCGGCGGAGGTCGATGGT
This window contains:
- a CDS encoding DUF456 domain-containing protein — encoded protein: MDLQLLMTVVCGALIAVGIAGVVVPVLPGSILIIVSMLVWALTVGSATGWTVFTIGTVLAGAGLAAGLVLTGRTLRQRRIPGRSVTIGVLTGIAGMFVIPVVGLFVGFALGLFLSEFARQRNAREAVTSSLHALKATGFGILAELALACLAGATWVVGVWIHFAGQ
- a CDS encoding SDR family oxidoreductase, encoding MTSENTAGSTDQYTFQNPVTRFESITPPAEHTAEPGLESSMDIKADRGETSYRGTGRLAGRKALITGADSGIGAAVAIAFAREGADVALSYLPEEEGDAQVVKALIEAEGRTAVCIPGDLKDPAYCISLVQQAADGLGGLDTLVNNAGKQVAVESLEDLSDEQLDHTYKTNIYSFFRVTKEALKHLKPGSAIINSTSIQAYEPSPTLVDYASTKAAINNFTKGLAQQLAPKGIRVNAVAPGPIWTPLQPSGGQPKEALPEFGKDTPLGRAGQPVELAPAYVFLASSESSYVLGETLNVNGGMPSP
- a CDS encoding SGNH/GDSL hydrolase family protein, which codes for MAGRFVAIGDSFTEGVGDWNTSFPNGVRGWADRVAKQLGRQDPAWEYANLAIRSKRLHHVRDEQVDRALALQPTLVSLYAGGNDILEVRTDMPALMREYESVVARIAASGARPLLFTGFDIPLSPVFEPMKRRNWLYNEHVRRIARTYDAVLVDYWCFDEYSDPGLWDADRLHMSPAGHRNLAAHVLRVLGVDHSLTPRLPEREGYAGLVAGLRRESAWLGEWVVPMFGRRLRKVTLGDDLQPRWPEPVRPAEGLKRLARARRTAVG
- a CDS encoding SDR family oxidoreductase, which codes for MDQRIAVTGSTGTVGGRVARDLAAEGVPLILPVRSPDRADRLPDAVIRQCTYDDADASVAALAGAEVLFMVSAAEEADRVATHRTFIDAAKAAGVRHVVYTSFLGAAPDATFLLGRDHWATEEYLRRSGMAWTFLRDNLYLDVVPALAEDGVIRGPAGDGRLSAVAQSDVARSAAAVLRAPADHEGKAYRLTGPEAFTLAGAAALLTELTPATVRFEDQTYDDAMASRAHHGAPRWQVEAWVSTYTAIARGEMAEVSPDVEHLTGQRPLGLRDLLSAQG
- a CDS encoding flavin reductase family protein → MRKDVVPDPANSRAFYKFLTSVVVPRPIAWVSSTSVDGVDNLAPHSFFTIASVNPPIVQFTSVGRKDSVRNIEATGEFVVSFTPEDLFEAVNATGTAFPPEVSEFDAAGLTREPSTTVRPPRVLESPVALECRLHLIQDMGDCTLVFGEVLHAVVSEDVLDGELPSIAALRPLSRLGRNEWGTAGTIRTIPRIPVGDWPGHYRGAHTAP
- a CDS encoding zinc-ribbon domain-containing protein gives rise to the protein MFFLFGLTTREHLQSTHSASCRYCGRFAPQQVIQRRTKISVFFIPLLTVKKTRLQACTNCGGTSRIDGAGQRTMAH
- a CDS encoding anti-sigma factor domain-containing protein, producing MQHLDPDAAGLAALGEPLDSWSQEHLGQCGTCSAEVDGLRSVVATAKADGSVVVLERPDPAVWDAIKAELGLPADLQADGAEAGAEPSATVRGLSAVRDRPARRRRQVSTRWLAVAAGVGILVGGGALWGWETLRSGGSSVVLAQAELDPLPGFSGSGEATISRADNGTRSLEVDLTGATPEGFRQVWLIAPDLQEMYSVGLMEADHGSFAVPADIDLARYPIVDVSDEPFDGDPTHSSVSMVRGTIGAVGG
- a CDS encoding RNA polymerase sigma factor; this encodes MASPGPDWTKQLDLDFSAGDERAMTAAYETFSPLVYTIALRSMRDRAAAADITQDVFVRAWRSRDRFDPESGVVPAWIMGICRNVILDSLSARSRQEHLVARAGVAPEYGATLDHGVDTITDRVVLGSELARLGEPQGSILRLAFYEDLTHQQISARMNLPLGTVKSHIRRSLVHLRNRLGEWNAAS
- a CDS encoding class F sortase translates to MHSRRTALAAAAFASILLVGCAQADDPPTADPAPAITAPVPTLPAPTDGGDAADAAPATDAAAPPSVMAEVPLQKADGALQPGDPAPVSLVVAGTDISVEVVDVGIEENDAMEIPDSFYEAGWYRYGPAPGAEAGNAVIAAHVDSLTEVMPFAQLKDVAIGTTVTVGLEDGRSLTYAVSDVRNVPKATLNGSEIFKRDGDHELKIITCGGEWLAEEGDYEDNVVLTALPL
- a CDS encoding DUF4397 domain-containing protein, giving the protein MQRSLYAIGAVAALGAASIAAPATAAEAPADASLSVLHGVPDLTVDVYVNGALTLDDFTPGTLAGPLALPAGNYQLAITASDAADASAPVIGPVDVTLEAGGNYTATANLDAAGQPTANFYTNDVSTIEAGKTRLTVRHVAAAPAVDVLAGGAPIVQNLSNPAEASLTTDPGTVSATVAATGTTDPVIGPADLNLPEGTSTIVYAWGSLEAGNLALATQSIEGLHSSPGAVPGGQSGLAAQDDNGAAVGIGAFLLVLLGGAAAVARRRTARV
- a CDS encoding FtsK/SpoIIIE domain-containing protein, which produces MRQFITVVSSATDATDVLVDADPALPARDVLAAIRASLSDSSITDAPLTPLDSSDVPWGATGVGDGTVLRVAALPSDTSATRSPEGSPPGSGNAVLVKQVSGPGAGTIYRLTDGKAAVGSDPRNALHVDDPSVPLIAALIEVGAGGSVVVQHTSASALVTLDGRQLAARTAWTAGSTLRVKDRAFEVESSEQTRASLKPSDIPGAIDFNRPPRLFPPDRPREFRLPTPPEAGSKNSLPMLAMVAPLILAVALAVVFQRPYFLIFGLMSPVMMLGNYFNSRRNGKVTYRERKAKYRATKATIERDAQDAVIAFARERRLLSPDPATAGLMATLPSPRLWERRRSDPMHLSVRVGVAEVPSDVTIDNPEEVDHRRRQNVTASDVPVTVSLAQYGVVGICGPDDAVHRSSAWMVAQLAVTQSPRDVSIVVLTDAAREKEWAWTRWLPHVAGTDAVAMIGNDTRSIGQRLNELTRLIEQRLEENRDKKRDPASFPAVVVVLDGVRRLRQWPGASRVLADGPGVGVYSLCIDSEERLLPEESRAIVVAGTDSWVLGRDREASTTDMIPDLPGWNWFEWVARALTPIRDASDEGDSSLPAVSRFLDVVGMQDPDPQGVLLGWNSSRRSTSVVLGESFDGPLTIDLRRDGPHALIAGTTGAGKSELLQTFIASLALVNRPDEMSFVLIDYKGNAAFRDFADLPHTAGIVTDLDGHLVERAMESLAAELRRRERLLGTVGAKDIEDFTAARERGETDALMPRLVLVIDEFAALKAELPDFVSGIVGIAQRGRSLGIHLVMATQRPAGAITADILANTNLRIALRMADDTESRDVIGTSDAADIATSTPGRAFVRSGASPLLPFQSARIGGPRPSAAASHLEPPLVTTVQWEGIGRPVSVRKKAGDDAGSPVTDLRVLVAAMREATGLGRIERQPSPWLPALPGTVVLPDLPDPSGHPSEVPFGLQDLPSLQDQQAFTIDFEDFSHLFIVGSPRSGRTQTLRTLAGSIAQRTSPNDVHLYGVDFGNGGLGVLTELPHTGAVVTRTQTGLLERFISRMGREVTERRSALAASGFASVAEQRKHAPAAERIPHIVILFDQWEGFAHGIGDAGQSTAGQAVLELLREGASAGVHLVITGDRTLLSPRTGSLVDNKLMLRLADRSDYAIAGLNPREMPERIPDGRAFATGSGREVQVALLAPDPGSQAQATALAGIAGRARQRHDAEPQWHAPIRFQDLPGRLTLPELVQYGVSSGPRTPILGIGGEDVRPVQLDLEAIPTFVVGGPPRSGKSTALAALAAGLLEAGAAVAVMTPLRSPLRALAGHPHLVQSLAAEEITADAVTALLRHEDLVLIVDDASAIVDFKVTDALKGAGAALNTGRLRIIAADGTDELDRVGALSWMHELVKRRHGAVLQPAGIYDGRCIGLPLTQQILAQPRPVGRALVNHGDGRIVAVQVPLV